A window of Exiguobacterium sp. FSL W8-0210 contains these coding sequences:
- a CDS encoding DUF1499 domain-containing protein, protein MALGVSNGTLQPLSGKPNAVSTQTDLQDMKMRPLPFKETLADSKFHLLRILQSLDRVKIVKEEGTYIHAIFTSKVFRFKDDVEFYFDEAAQVIHFRSASRVGYSDWGVNRKRMEDITRRYEEGLR, encoded by the coding sequence ATGGCACTTGGTGTTTCAAATGGTACGCTTCAACCGCTCTCCGGAAAACCGAATGCGGTATCTACTCAAACCGATCTACAGGATATGAAAATGCGTCCGCTCCCGTTCAAAGAAACGCTTGCGGATTCGAAGTTCCACCTCTTACGTATTCTACAAAGCCTCGACCGAGTCAAAATCGTTAAGGAGGAAGGAACATACATCCATGCCATCTTCACGAGTAAAGTCTTTCGCTTCAAGGATGACGTCGAATTTTACTTCGATGAAGCCGCACAAGTGATTCATTTCCGTTCGGCATCACGTGTCGGATACTCTGACTGGGGCGTCAACCGTAAACGGATGGAAGACATCACACGTCGGTATGAGGAGGGTTTGCGATGA
- the motA gene encoding flagellar motor stator protein MotA, with protein sequence MDIVSIIGIILGLITLIGGMILKGAPPVALLNPAALVIIFVGTAAAIMISFPKERLKVLPALFKVIFFEQKLMTKQVLLGQFLTLSTQARKEGLLSLEAALEEVDNAFMKRGVMMVIDGQPSEYVEDVMTRDLENMTERHHANANIFTQAGTYAPTLGVLGAVVGLVAALSDLSDIEKLGHAISGAFIATLFGIFTGYVLWFPFATKLKQKSASEIQLYEMMIEGILSIQNGESPKNLEDKLLVYLTPKERANYEAEKEAA encoded by the coding sequence ATGGATATCGTGTCGATAATCGGGATCATACTAGGTCTTATCACATTGATCGGAGGAATGATCTTAAAAGGTGCGCCTCCAGTCGCCCTACTTAACCCTGCAGCCCTCGTCATCATCTTTGTCGGGACAGCCGCTGCCATCATGATTTCCTTCCCGAAGGAACGCCTAAAGGTACTACCGGCACTGTTTAAAGTCATCTTTTTCGAACAAAAATTAATGACGAAACAAGTCTTACTCGGACAGTTTCTGACACTTTCGACGCAAGCACGGAAAGAAGGACTGCTGTCATTAGAAGCAGCTTTAGAAGAAGTCGACAATGCGTTCATGAAGCGTGGTGTCATGATGGTCATCGATGGGCAGCCATCTGAATATGTCGAGGACGTCATGACGCGCGACCTCGAAAACATGACGGAACGGCATCATGCCAATGCAAACATCTTCACGCAAGCTGGAACTTACGCTCCGACCCTTGGGGTTCTCGGTGCCGTCGTCGGTCTTGTTGCCGCTTTATCCGATCTGTCGGATATTGAAAAATTAGGTCATGCGATCTCAGGTGCCTTCATCGCGACGCTGTTCGGGATTTTCACCGGGTATGTCCTGTGGTTCCCGTTCGCAACGAAACTGAAGCAAAAATCAGCGAGCGAGATTCAACTGTACGAGATGATGATCGAAGGCATTCTGTCGATCCAAAACGGTGAATCACCAAAAAACTTAGAAGATAAGCTACTCGTGTACCTGACACCGAAGGAGCGTGCGAACTATGAAGCGGAAAAAGAAGCCGCATGA
- a CDS encoding dihydrolipoyl dehydrogenase family protein encodes MKTYQLVVIGGGAAGMTIAAGAASLGAHVALIERHAHLGGDCLHYGCVPSKALIEAAHDVHVMKRTAEKYNVTLNGDAVYSKTKASVDRARNIIQSHDGTKRFEDLGVDVYIGEATFLSAHEVEVAGQLVVGEKFAISTGSQPIIPPIDGLDTIDYLTNETIFELTERPERLLVIGGGAIGLELSQAYAHLGTEVTVIEGMKTLLGKEDRDMVEVIQRQLEQELTLHLDTKVTHVRKSAGGIEVTVEANGESRVIETDAVLVAVGRKPRIEALRLDRAGVHVEKGFVQVDGSLRTSQRHIFAVGDTIDSLPFTHVAGLEGKTVVTNALFGLRTKPDYRAVPWVTFTTPELFHLGLTEEEARKKHGDIKVYQTGLDEVDRFVINGQTEGRVKLIADKRGKLIGAHAIGEQAGEWMQEVVYAMARKDKVGQLSRVVHPYPIRGAAVQRAADVYWRERLFAGPIPKWLKRYFDWKQGE; translated from the coding sequence ATGAAGACCTATCAATTAGTTGTCATCGGTGGTGGTGCAGCCGGAATGACGATTGCTGCCGGTGCAGCAAGTCTTGGTGCACATGTTGCCCTGATTGAACGTCATGCACATCTAGGTGGAGATTGTCTCCATTATGGTTGTGTTCCTTCAAAGGCTTTGATTGAAGCCGCACACGACGTGCACGTCATGAAGCGGACGGCTGAAAAATACAACGTGACGCTGAACGGAGACGCGGTCTATTCTAAAACGAAAGCAAGCGTTGATCGTGCGCGTAACATCATTCAATCCCATGATGGAACGAAACGATTTGAAGATCTTGGTGTCGATGTCTATATCGGAGAAGCGACATTCCTTAGTGCACATGAAGTCGAAGTAGCGGGACAGCTTGTCGTTGGTGAAAAGTTTGCGATCTCAACAGGATCCCAACCGATCATTCCACCGATTGATGGGCTAGATACGATCGATTATTTAACGAACGAGACGATCTTTGAATTAACAGAGCGTCCTGAGCGGCTGCTCGTTATTGGTGGTGGGGCGATCGGTCTTGAGCTGTCGCAAGCTTACGCGCACCTCGGAACGGAAGTCACAGTTATCGAGGGCATGAAGACGCTGCTCGGAAAAGAAGATCGTGACATGGTCGAAGTCATTCAACGTCAGCTCGAGCAAGAATTGACGTTGCATCTCGATACGAAGGTCACGCATGTCCGCAAGTCAGCTGGAGGCATCGAAGTGACGGTCGAAGCAAATGGGGAATCACGTGTCATCGAAACGGATGCCGTTCTTGTCGCGGTCGGTCGTAAGCCACGCATCGAGGCGTTACGTCTTGATCGGGCTGGTGTTCATGTCGAAAAAGGATTCGTTCAAGTCGACGGTTCGCTCCGGACAAGTCAGCGGCATATCTTTGCCGTCGGAGATACGATTGATTCCTTACCGTTTACGCACGTCGCAGGACTAGAAGGAAAAACCGTCGTCACAAATGCTTTGTTCGGTTTACGGACGAAACCTGATTATCGAGCGGTCCCGTGGGTAACATTCACAACGCCTGAATTGTTCCATCTCGGTTTGACAGAAGAAGAAGCACGTAAGAAACACGGTGACATCAAAGTCTACCAGACGGGTCTCGATGAAGTGGATCGTTTCGTCATCAATGGTCAGACGGAAGGGCGCGTCAAGCTCATCGCCGATAAACGCGGGAAACTGATCGGGGCACATGCGATCGGAGAACAAGCCGGCGAGTGGATGCAAGAAGTCGTCTATGCAATGGCACGTAAAGATAAGGTCGGTCAACTGTCACGTGTCGTGCATCCGTATCCGATTCGTGGTGCTGCCGTTCAGCGTGCTGCTGATGTCTACTGGCGTGAGCGTTTATTCGCTGGTCCGATCCCAAAATGGTTGAAACGTTATTTCGACTGGAAACAAGGAGAATGA
- a CDS encoding SDR family oxidoreductase has protein sequence MTGFPGFLATKLIEQLARVPDQIACFHLLHLSSERNAAVKRRQDLLERTSLRSEQLVLHEGDITVEQLALSSDIRMILQQEVTHIFHLAALYDLATAYEPAFRINVIGTANVTQFAHTCRALERYIYFSTAYVSGLRSGTILEEELQASRFKNAYEETKYLAEVRLRKELGTIPYTIIRLGIVVGHSETGETPKWDGVYFVLNAMRLLQSFAPLPYPGRANALVNLVPYDYVIEATAYLSHAPVGKNKTYHLTDPFPHGARAIFEMLHVAYYGRYPRGIVPFRLISTALTSTVAKRLQMQRQTLDYFIHPVQYDTTQVLRDLRDTGIICPDLTETMPRLVHYYQTHATH, from the coding sequence ATGACAGGTTTCCCCGGTTTTTTAGCGACCAAACTGATCGAACAACTGGCACGTGTTCCGGACCAAATCGCTTGTTTTCATTTGCTTCATTTATCGTCAGAACGAAACGCAGCTGTTAAGCGACGCCAGGATCTTCTAGAACGTACATCCTTACGATCGGAGCAACTTGTATTGCACGAAGGCGATATCACGGTCGAACAGCTTGCTTTATCGTCTGATATACGGATGATCCTGCAACAAGAGGTCACACATATCTTTCATCTTGCTGCGCTATACGATTTAGCTACGGCATATGAACCTGCCTTTCGGATCAATGTCATCGGTACCGCGAACGTGACACAGTTTGCCCACACGTGCCGTGCTTTAGAACGCTACATCTACTTCAGTACAGCGTATGTCTCCGGTCTGCGCTCCGGCACGATTCTCGAAGAGGAATTACAGGCAAGTCGCTTTAAAAATGCTTACGAAGAAACAAAATACCTTGCTGAAGTGCGCTTACGCAAAGAACTCGGAACGATTCCCTATACAATCATCCGCCTCGGCATCGTCGTTGGACATTCTGAAACAGGTGAAACACCGAAATGGGATGGTGTTTATTTTGTTTTGAACGCGATGCGTCTCCTGCAATCCTTTGCTCCTCTTCCGTATCCTGGTCGAGCAAACGCGCTCGTCAATCTCGTGCCATATGATTATGTCATTGAAGCGACTGCTTATCTCAGTCATGCACCCGTCGGAAAAAATAAGACATATCATCTGACGGATCCATTTCCACATGGCGCACGCGCGATTTTCGAGATGTTACATGTCGCCTATTATGGACGTTACCCGCGTGGTATCGTACCATTTCGGCTCATCAGTACAGCGTTGACATCCACCGTCGCAAAACGACTCCAGATGCAACGTCAGACACTCGATTATTTCATCCATCCCGTTCAATACGATACGACACAGGTCTTACGTGATTTACGAGATACCGGAATCATTTGTCCGGACCTAACAGAAACGATGCCTCGGCTCGTCCATTATTACCAAACACACGCGACACACTAA
- a CDS encoding response regulator transcription factor, producing MTKILVAEDEHAIRSFIVINLKRAGYDVIEAENGKEALAQFDQQTFDILLLDIMMPEVDGFAVCEQARTKDEVVGIIMLTARTREEDKVMGLSVGADDYIAKPFSPAELLARIQSLLRRVETLRRRKQPRELISGPFRIDLGAKRVQKEGVDVEVTPTEYDLLCHFIKNEDQVMSRDELLDAVWGENYFGDRKTVDVNIRRLRQKIEENPAEPKFIETLWGHGYKWRNEE from the coding sequence ATGACCAAAATACTAGTAGCTGAAGATGAACATGCGATTCGCAGTTTCATCGTCATTAATTTGAAACGGGCAGGCTATGATGTCATCGAGGCGGAAAATGGGAAAGAAGCGCTTGCGCAGTTTGATCAACAAACCTTCGATATTCTGTTACTCGATATCATGATGCCGGAAGTCGACGGTTTTGCCGTCTGTGAACAGGCGCGGACAAAGGATGAAGTCGTCGGGATCATCATGCTGACGGCACGGACACGAGAAGAGGATAAAGTCATGGGACTGAGCGTAGGAGCGGACGATTACATCGCGAAGCCATTCAGTCCAGCAGAGCTACTCGCGCGCATCCAGTCGCTCCTGCGACGGGTAGAGACATTACGCCGCAGAAAACAGCCACGTGAACTCATCTCTGGACCGTTTCGGATTGATTTAGGGGCGAAGCGCGTCCAAAAAGAAGGTGTCGATGTCGAAGTGACACCAACTGAATACGATTTACTTTGCCACTTCATCAAAAACGAAGATCAAGTCATGTCGCGAGATGAATTACTCGATGCGGTATGGGGTGAGAATTACTTTGGTGATCGGAAGACGGTCGATGTCAACATTCGCCGTCTTCGTCAAAAAATCGAAGAGAATCCAGCGGAACCGAAGTTCATTGAGACATTGTGGGGACATGGATACAAGTGGCGTAACGAAGAATGA
- a CDS encoding DUF420 domain-containing protein: protein MQQPATKRNFVPLVILLTLVINLLVALLFFAPPVQVDSGFDWTLLPFLNAIFNSFTFMLLLGAWISIRRGNRVNHRRFIGGAMTTTTLFLISYVTYHAVSESTKFGGEGFVRPIYFFILITHIILAAVIVPLVLMSLAHAVNQNFEKHKKWTRFTMPLWLYVSFTGVIVYIMIRPYY from the coding sequence ATGCAACAACCTGCTACTAAACGGAATTTTGTCCCACTCGTCATCCTGTTGACTCTTGTCATCAACCTACTCGTGGCTCTCTTATTTTTTGCGCCACCTGTACAAGTCGACTCAGGATTCGATTGGACGTTACTTCCTTTTTTGAACGCCATCTTTAATAGTTTTACCTTCATGCTGTTGCTCGGGGCATGGATTTCGATTCGTCGCGGTAACCGTGTGAATCATCGCCGCTTCATTGGTGGTGCGATGACGACGACAACGCTATTCTTGATTTCATACGTCACGTACCATGCAGTCAGTGAATCGACGAAGTTCGGTGGAGAAGGATTTGTTCGTCCGATCTATTTCTTCATCTTGATTACGCACATCATTCTAGCTGCAGTCATCGTCCCGCTCGTCTTGATGTCACTCGCGCATGCTGTGAATCAAAATTTCGAGAAGCATAAAAAATGGACACGCTTTACGATGCCGCTTTGGTTATACGTCAGCTTCACTGGCGTCATCGTCTATATCATGATTCGTCCGTATTATTGA
- a CDS encoding flagellar motor protein MotB, with product MKRKKKPHDEHISEGWLIPYADLLTLLLALFIVLFASSNVDAVKLKAMSQSFSSVFNGGSGMITNSSLSTQEEEDSKKLDARTKAQSYEIAELEKIKDEANKYIKNEQLEKDIKVEITNEGLVFTIRDRALFSPAQAEVRGRSLQIAEGMSALLVKAGQRQIQVSGHTDNIPINTAQYPSNWELSADRAISFMRALQRNPKLEPKRFTVSGYGEFQPIASNQTEAGRSQNRRVEVLIRPLIDLKANVLDETKVKSGT from the coding sequence ATGAAGCGGAAAAAGAAGCCGCATGACGAACATATCTCCGAAGGCTGGTTGATTCCCTACGCCGACTTATTGACCTTACTTCTAGCACTCTTCATCGTTCTTTTTGCTTCGAGTAATGTCGATGCCGTCAAGCTAAAAGCGATGTCCCAGTCGTTTAGCTCCGTCTTCAATGGTGGTTCAGGGATGATTACGAACAGCTCGCTCTCCACTCAAGAAGAAGAGGATTCGAAAAAACTCGACGCACGAACGAAGGCACAAAGCTATGAAATCGCAGAACTCGAGAAGATTAAAGACGAAGCAAACAAATATATCAAAAATGAACAGCTCGAAAAAGACATCAAGGTGGAAATTACAAATGAAGGACTTGTCTTCACGATTCGTGACCGAGCCCTCTTCTCGCCAGCTCAAGCAGAAGTAAGAGGACGCTCGCTTCAAATCGCAGAAGGCATGAGTGCACTACTCGTCAAGGCAGGACAACGTCAGATTCAAGTCTCCGGTCATACGGATAATATCCCAATCAATACGGCACAGTATCCATCAAACTGGGAACTCAGTGCAGACCGGGCGATCAGTTTCATGCGTGCCTTACAACGCAATCCAAAGCTCGAACCAAAACGGTTTACTGTCAGCGGTTACGGAGAGTTCCAACCGATTGCGTCCAATCAAACAGAAGCCGGTCGTAGTCAGAATCGACGTGTCGAGGTATTGATTCGACCATTGATCGACTTAAAAGCAAACGTACTCGACGAAACGAAAGTTAAGTCCGGCACGTAA
- a CDS encoding sensor histidine kinase → MTIITVTVLLVIGILSFVTYNYYYVTATDVLKRHANASAVLFANSGLAYDYADSEATIHDVLDSYAYPDAEIEVLDATGIPRYSSTGFISERKLTLEAINQVRAGQTVTKRYDDEATGEHLLEVTEPVVSFGQTTGALRYTTSLERIDRRVIEICLAIVLLGTVIWGLAFIYSSRLVSSIVRPIQEVIGASDQIAKQHYDVKVNEEYSFELGELARTINYMGQQIKQQETLKDEFISGISHELRTPLTSIKGWSETLLVEQDQLPEEASLGMGIIHSETERLISLVEQLLDFSKLETSRLVLYRQEVNLTEIIETVAAQLRQKLEEKNVQIVQKLPAQVIGLYDENRLKQVFLNLLDNAIRFSPIGGAITVRLVRSERVLFLSFSDEGPGIPKEHLRHVTEKFYQVQKGKGGTGLGLSICRELVEAHEGKLFIDNQPEGGVIATILLPVTKA, encoded by the coding sequence ATGACGATTATCACGGTGACAGTCTTACTCGTCATCGGGATCCTCTCGTTCGTGACCTATAACTATTACTACGTGACGGCGACGGATGTCTTGAAACGCCATGCGAATGCGAGTGCTGTCTTATTTGCGAATAGTGGCCTTGCTTATGATTACGCTGATTCAGAAGCGACAATCCATGATGTACTTGATTCTTATGCTTATCCAGACGCTGAGATCGAAGTGTTGGATGCGACAGGGATTCCACGTTACTCTTCGACCGGATTCATCTCGGAACGTAAGTTGACGCTAGAGGCGATCAATCAAGTAAGAGCGGGACAGACCGTCACGAAACGATATGACGATGAGGCGACGGGAGAACATTTACTGGAAGTAACAGAACCTGTCGTGTCGTTTGGTCAGACGACGGGAGCGCTTCGTTATACGACGTCGCTTGAACGAATCGATCGACGTGTGATCGAAATTTGTTTAGCGATCGTCCTCCTGGGTACAGTAATTTGGGGACTTGCCTTCATCTATTCCTCACGTCTCGTCTCGTCGATCGTCCGACCGATTCAAGAAGTCATCGGAGCATCGGATCAAATTGCGAAACAGCATTACGACGTCAAGGTGAACGAGGAATACTCGTTCGAGCTTGGAGAACTAGCCCGGACGATCAATTATATGGGACAACAGATCAAACAGCAGGAAACATTAAAAGATGAATTCATTTCTGGTATTTCCCATGAATTACGGACACCGTTGACATCGATCAAAGGCTGGAGTGAGACATTACTCGTCGAACAGGATCAGTTGCCGGAAGAGGCGTCGCTTGGGATGGGCATCATTCATTCAGAGACGGAGCGTTTGATTTCGCTCGTTGAACAGTTACTCGATTTCTCAAAACTCGAGACGAGTCGTCTCGTCCTATACCGTCAGGAAGTCAACTTAACGGAAATCATCGAGACCGTCGCAGCGCAACTACGTCAAAAGCTGGAAGAGAAAAATGTTCAGATCGTGCAAAAGTTACCGGCGCAAGTCATTGGTCTATACGACGAAAACCGATTGAAACAAGTCTTCTTGAACCTGCTTGATAATGCAATCCGTTTTTCACCAATTGGAGGAGCGATTACGGTTCGACTCGTTCGTTCCGAGCGTGTGTTATTCCTTTCTTTCAGTGACGAAGGACCTGGTATTCCGAAAGAACACCTACGTCATGTCACGGAAAAGTTTTATCAAGTGCAAAAAGGAAAGGGCGGAACGGGACTCGGGCTATCGATTTGTCGAGAGCTTGTTGAAGCACATGAAGGCAAGCTATTCATCGACAATCAGCCAGAAGGCGGCGTCATCGCGACGATTCTGCTCCCTGTCACGAAAGCGTAA
- a CDS encoding ATP-binding protein has product MAEHSSPSSLRIIHATLRAMKDPVLLIDANGRIQFHNDAFQHQFMNTPNIETVQELFPITDDFFPLQKEAVISTTHQLTVTAIEATDYFLVHVAPLKIEDLFNSTLDTALFITDSEFRIQTCNEVASTLFRFEHAEDIIGLQATVLHDAKEIATRRQHLEQLNLKDLSDAQLFLLHGREAENEWTYHRLDGSTFHGRLYMTRLPNDTYFLLIQDITPQKQIEWHLTKSERRFRLFSESVVEAVIFHDHGIIIDANRAAEVIFRTKLEKMKGKTTLELIHPDHHARVLQRIEEHREEPYEVLGQRADGTSAEIEVFPREIIYNNIRMRVAVVRDITERKKIEKMLEREKNAIMRQRDITQSILQASNEGFLLTEEDGSFIFMNVKARKLLDVPGIAPSKIQERISLIPNLDLNTRFEMLRQVEELLAGKHSELSFRFTLQRPNESSPLYFEFYATAIKKEKSRISRHGFLFVFRDRTEEAKMDQVKDELVSTVSHELRTPLSSILGYMELLRYKKQSADRIERYVEIVHEETKRLTTLLNEFLDIQRLEGGKQEYTFTSFSLRDLLASTVDAYGETVETHRIDLELPEDPVLIFADEHKIKQVILNLLSNAIKYSPQADHIRVILSANPEQATFSVTDHGLGIPQNAFEKLFTKFYRVDNSDIRKIGGTGLGLAICKEIIESHGGAISVESEINDGSTFTVVLERDPRKEWN; this is encoded by the coding sequence ATGGCAGAACATTCATCTCCTTCATCGCTACGAATCATTCACGCGACGTTACGTGCTATGAAAGACCCCGTTCTTCTTATCGATGCAAATGGAAGGATTCAATTTCATAATGACGCGTTTCAACACCAGTTCATGAACACTCCGAATATCGAAACCGTTCAGGAGCTGTTTCCCATCACGGATGATTTCTTTCCATTACAGAAGGAAGCCGTCATTTCAACGACACATCAATTAACAGTCACAGCGATTGAAGCAACGGACTATTTTCTTGTCCATGTCGCTCCCCTGAAAATCGAGGACTTATTCAATTCAACACTAGATACCGCTCTATTCATCACCGACTCGGAGTTTCGGATTCAAACTTGTAACGAAGTGGCAAGCACCTTATTCCGTTTCGAGCATGCCGAAGACATCATTGGTCTCCAAGCGACGGTTCTACATGATGCGAAGGAAATCGCTACCCGCCGTCAACATCTCGAACAATTGAACTTAAAAGACTTATCGGACGCGCAACTGTTTTTACTGCATGGACGGGAAGCCGAAAATGAATGGACCTATCATCGCTTGGATGGCTCAACGTTCCATGGACGCCTTTATATGACACGGTTGCCAAACGATACGTACTTCCTGCTCATTCAGGACATCACACCGCAAAAACAAATCGAATGGCATCTGACAAAAAGCGAACGCCGCTTCCGACTCTTCTCGGAATCCGTCGTTGAAGCCGTTATCTTTCATGACCACGGAATCATCATCGATGCCAATCGCGCAGCAGAAGTCATTTTCCGGACGAAACTCGAGAAAATGAAAGGCAAGACGACGCTTGAATTGATTCATCCGGATCATCACGCGCGTGTCTTGCAACGCATCGAGGAGCATCGAGAAGAACCGTACGAAGTCCTCGGTCAACGTGCCGACGGAACTTCTGCCGAAATCGAAGTGTTTCCGCGTGAAATCATCTACAACAACATCCGGATGCGTGTCGCCGTCGTTCGTGATATTACAGAACGAAAAAAGATTGAGAAAATGCTTGAACGCGAAAAAAATGCCATCATGCGTCAGCGTGATATCACACAATCGATTCTTCAGGCATCCAATGAAGGGTTCCTACTGACAGAAGAGGATGGGAGTTTCATCTTCATGAACGTCAAAGCACGCAAATTACTCGATGTCCCAGGCATTGCACCAAGTAAGATTCAAGAACGAATCAGTCTGATTCCGAATCTCGATTTGAACACTCGATTCGAGATGCTCCGACAAGTAGAAGAATTACTCGCCGGAAAACATTCTGAACTATCGTTTCGTTTCACGTTACAGCGACCAAATGAGTCCAGTCCACTTTATTTCGAATTTTATGCGACTGCGATCAAAAAGGAGAAGAGCCGCATTTCTCGTCATGGCTTCCTATTTGTTTTCCGTGATCGGACAGAGGAAGCAAAGATGGATCAAGTAAAGGACGAACTCGTCAGTACAGTATCGCATGAGTTGCGTACGCCGCTGTCCTCCATTCTTGGCTATATGGAATTACTACGATATAAAAAACAATCGGCTGATCGAATCGAACGGTATGTTGAGATCGTCCACGAAGAGACAAAACGCTTGACGACGCTATTAAATGAGTTTTTAGACATTCAGCGTCTAGAAGGTGGAAAACAGGAGTATACCTTCACGTCGTTCTCGTTACGCGATCTTCTTGCATCAACCGTCGATGCCTATGGCGAAACCGTCGAGACGCATCGGATTGATCTAGAACTACCAGAGGATCCTGTTCTGATTTTTGCGGACGAGCACAAAATCAAGCAGGTGATCTTGAACTTGCTTTCGAACGCCATTAAGTATTCTCCACAGGCGGATCATATTCGAGTCATTCTTTCAGCCAATCCGGAACAAGCAACGTTCTCTGTGACGGATCACGGGCTCGGTATTCCACAAAATGCTTTTGAAAAGCTCTTTACGAAATTTTACCGGGTCGATAACTCAGACATCCGGAAAATCGGCGGAACCGGTCTCGGACTTGCCATCTGTAAGGAAATCATCGAATCGCACGGAGGTGCGATTTCCGTTGAATCAGAAATCAATGATGGTTCGACTTTCACCGTTGTACTCGAACGTGATCCAAGAAAGGAATGGAATTGA
- a CDS encoding TrkH family potassium uptake protein, with the protein MFSHKRRSPLARFGRVGELMYHQLFDKPARFIATGFTLTILLGGFLLWLPISQQEGQDISFIDCLFVATSAGTVTGLSTINIAEAFNLFGQLIMMLLIQVGGLGFMTIALVLLSVTGRKIGIRQRIIIQEMFNLDSPGGTIRLVRNIIVTTVLVEIVGMFLIALDLFIQYKYSFGKALYYGLFHAVSAFNNAGFALWGDNLIGFQQDTTFILTIAALLMIGGLGFTVIADIAGKRSFKKISLHSKLMVLSLFVINGLGVLAMMLYEWVSHLGSLRDESFFHALHIVFFQVVTTRTAGFQTIDLTTMVPLSIGLMMVLMYIGAGSASTGSGIKVTTAAVILKNVWTYLRGQRETVLMRRTVQAQAIQKAYAIAVFSLLFIALITTLLALTQPNISFIGLFFETVSAFGTVGLSLNVTAELNSFGKFLIMFMMLLGRVGSLTILFTFATQRDRTIRYPKENMLIG; encoded by the coding sequence ATGTTCTCGCATAAAAGACGTTCACCACTGGCACGTTTTGGTCGTGTGGGTGAATTGATGTACCATCAGTTGTTCGATAAACCGGCACGCTTCATCGCGACGGGTTTCACATTGACGATTTTGCTAGGTGGTTTTTTGTTGTGGTTGCCTATTTCGCAACAGGAGGGGCAAGATATCTCCTTCATCGATTGTTTGTTCGTCGCGACTTCTGCCGGAACCGTTACCGGTCTCTCGACGATTAATATCGCGGAAGCCTTTAATCTGTTCGGGCAACTTATCATGATGCTCTTGATTCAGGTAGGAGGGCTCGGCTTCATGACGATTGCGCTCGTCTTACTGAGCGTGACAGGGCGAAAGATCGGAATTCGTCAGCGCATCATCATCCAAGAGATGTTCAACCTCGATAGCCCAGGGGGAACGATTCGTCTTGTTCGAAATATCATCGTCACGACAGTCCTTGTCGAAATCGTTGGTATGTTCTTGATTGCGCTCGATTTGTTCATTCAATACAAATATAGCTTTGGGAAAGCACTTTACTACGGTTTGTTCCACGCCGTATCTGCCTTTAACAATGCAGGGTTCGCACTTTGGGGCGATAACTTGATTGGTTTCCAACAAGATACGACGTTCATCCTGACGATCGCGGCGCTCTTGATGATTGGTGGATTAGGCTTTACGGTCATTGCTGACATCGCGGGAAAACGAAGCTTCAAAAAAATCTCTCTGCACTCGAAATTGATGGTGCTGTCGTTATTCGTCATCAATGGACTGGGTGTCTTAGCGATGATGCTCTATGAATGGGTGTCTCACTTAGGTTCATTACGCGACGAGTCGTTCTTTCATGCACTTCATATCGTATTCTTCCAAGTCGTCACGACACGGACGGCTGGTTTCCAGACAATCGACTTAACGACGATGGTGCCGCTCTCGATCGGCTTGATGATGGTCTTGATGTACATCGGAGCAGGTTCCGCGTCGACAGGCTCCGGGATCAAGGTCACGACGGCGGCAGTTATCTTAAAGAATGTCTGGACGTATCTACGCGGACAGCGTGAGACCGTGCTGATGCGACGGACGGTGCAAGCACAGGCAATCCAAAAAGCGTACGCGATTGCTGTCTTCAGTTTATTGTTCATCGCTTTAATTACGACGCTCCTTGCGTTGACCCAGCCGAACATTTCCTTTATTGGTTTATTCTTTGAGACGGTCTCGGCATTTGGAACAGTCGGTCTTTCTTTGAACGTAACAGCTGAGCTCAATAGCTTTGGTAAGTTTTTGATCATGTTCATGATGTTACTCGGACGTGTCGGCTCCTTGACGATTCTGTTCACGTTCGCGACGCAACGAGATCGAACGATTCGTTATCCAAAAGAGAATATGTTGATCGGGTAA